In the genome of Gemmatimonadota bacterium, the window TAAGGGTCCCGGCCCGCGCCCATGACCAACTCGCCCTTGTGCGCCTGGCTCACGTAGACGTGCACCGCGCCCGACATGACGACACACGGGAGCACCTGCTCGACGATATCGGACACCAGCGCCTGGAGCGGCGAACTCTGAATCGGCAGGTCGAAACCGGCCATCGCGGCCAAGAGTGGCGAACGGCCCGCGCCGACCAGTCCGATCCGGTTGGCGCCGATCCGGCCCCGGGTGGTGACGACGCCGGTGACCCGGTCGCCGTCCTTCTCGAAACCGGTCACTTCACAATTTTGGATCAGGTCGACCCCCAGCCGGTTCGCGGCCCGGGCCAGCGCAAAGACCACCGCGTCGTGACGGGCAATCCCGCCTCGGCGTTGCAGGGTGCCGCCGATGACCGGGTACCGGACGTCCGGAGAGATGTTGACGATCGGACAAAACTCCTTGACCGATTGGGCGTCGAGGACCTCGGAGTCAATCCCGTTCAGCAGATTGGCGAACGTGTTTCGCCGGCCGGTGTGGAGGTTCGACTGGCTGTGGATCAGGTTGAGGACGCCGCGCTGATCGAACAAGAGGTCGTAGTCGAGTTCCTGGCCCCATGTCTCCCAGATTTTGAGCCCGTGTTCGTACAAGGCGGCGCTCTCGTCGCGAAGATAGTTCGACCGGACCACCGTGGTGTTCCGGACGGCGTTACCGTTCCCAAGCCAAGCCCGCTCCACCACCGCCACGTTGGTAATCCCGTGGTTCTTCGCCAGATAGTAGGCGGTCGACAGCCCGTGCAATCCGCCCCCGACGATGACGACGTCGTAGGAGGGTTTGGGGTCCGGGTTCCGCCACAGGAAGTCCGGGTTGTGGGCGGCATGTTCATTCGGATGCATGGGACTTAAAATACCCTAGAGGGAATCATGACGCATCCATTCAGTCTCTTCGCCGAAAGCTACGAGACCGAGCGCCTCAAGACCCTTTCGGTCTGGGCCGAATTCCGGGATGACGAGCTGGCGTTTCGGCCGGCGCCCCTGGCCCGCACGCCGCATGAGCACATGGTGCACCAATGCGTTTCGGAGCAGGGCTGGATGATCCGGATGCTCGGCATCGACATCGGCCGGCCGGAGTTGCCCCCCGTCGAAGACCGGCTCTCGTTCCTGCGCCACTACGACGAGGTGTCGCGGCTCCGGCGCGAGGTCCTCGACGCCAAGGAGCCGGAGTGGTTCGGGGAGCCGACGACGTTCTTCGACGTGCCCCGGACCCGGGCCTGGGTCCTCACCCGGCGGCTGGTCCATTCCGCCCATCATCGGGCCCAGCTCACCGTCTACCTCCGCTTGCTCGACCGGCCGCTCTATTCGACCTATGGCCCGACCGCCGACACCGGCGGCCTGTTTCAGCACCAAGCCCCCGTCATTTATCGCTACCCGTCCGCCGAGGCTTTGCTTGAGGCCGAGGCGGCCGGGGGGGGGGCGTGGCCGGACTTGCCGGGCCCCGGCCCCCGCGCGCCCACGGAGCGGCCCTGACCCGCTAGGAAATGGCCTTGGGTTTCTTCTGCCGGCTCTTCAAATGCTCTTCCATCTTGAGCCGGGGGACGCCTTCCTTCATCCAGTCCGGCGCCGGGAGTCCCTTCAGGTAGTGGTCGAAGTACTCCTGCATCCGGACCGTGTAGTCCTTCTGGTTCTTGGGTAGCTGCAACCCGTGGTTCTCGCCGACATACTGCAACATGATGACGTCTTTGTCCTGCTCCCGCAACGAATTGAAGAACGTGATCCCTTGGTTGAAATCGACCGCCCCGTCCTTTTCGTTGTGCAGGATCATCACCGGGGTTTCGATTTGCTTGACGAAAAACGCCGGCGAGTTCCGGATGTAGGCTTCGTGGTTGTCGAGGTAGCTGCCCTTGAACCGGCCCTGCGAGGTCTCGAAGATCGCCATGTCGGCGGTGCCGGTATTCCAGTAGACCGAGTTGTACATCGAGATCATGTCGGTGAGCGGGGCGCCGGTCACGATCCCGCTGAACAGCTTGCCCGTCTGGGTGGCCAGGAAGGACGACTGATAACCGCCCCAGGAATGGCCGTGGAGACCGACCTTGGCCGGGTCCACGATGCCGGTGGCGATGGCCGCCTTGACCGCGGGCACCACGCACCACACCGACGACATGCCCGGGTCGTTGATCCGGTATACGATGTCCGGCTGGAACACCGCGTACCCGCGGCTGGTATAGATGCTCGGGTTGAACGCCCGGGTTTCGTTCGGCACGGCGTAGCTGTGAAGCCCTTGGGAGAGCTTCTCGTAGATGTACACCACGGTCGGATACTTCTTGCCCGGCTCATAGTTGGCCGGCAGATAGAGCGCCCCCTGCAGGCTGTCGCCCTTCTCGGACACGTAGTTGACCAGCTGGGCGCCGGAGGACCAGGCATAGTCCTTCTGCTGGGGATTGGCGTCGGTCAGCCGGACCGGGTTGGCCAGCTTGGCGTCAGCCACCCAGTAGTCCGGAAAGTCCCGGACGGTTTGCCTGGTGTAGACCCAGGTCTCGGCATCGCGGGCCCGGTTCACCAAGAACTTGGCGTCGTCCGCCAGCAGCATCTCGGCGCCGGGCTTGGCCGGGATGACTCGGGCCAGGCCTTCCTTTTTGGTCCACTCGCCGTAGGTCTGGAGGTACATCGGCTTGGTCAAGTCGATGCCCTTTTCCTTGGGATCGATGACCAGCCGCCTGGTAAACCGGATCTTGTCCCGCTTGCCGGTCCCGGTCAGGTTGACGAAGCTCCCGCCCGTGGCCGCCACGCGCCAGACATCCCAGTTGTCGAACAACAGGACGAACCGGCTGTCGGCCGACCAGCCTAACGGCTCGACCGGCGGGCGGTCCACGTTGTGGTCGTCCTCCGTATCGATGAACGTGGTCGGCGCGCCCGGGGTAATCGCCTTGGTCTGCCCGGTCAGAAAGTCGTAGACGTGATATTCGCCGTTGTCGTAGAACAGCGCCTTGGTGCCGTCCGGCGAGGGCCGGATCGGATAGGAGGCGGTCTTCTTGATCGGCGTCCGGGCTCCGGTCTTCAAGTCGATGGCGTAGTAGTCCCGGCGCTGGCCGCCGTCGATGTTGTCCCGCCGTTCGTAGACCCGGCGGTCGGTGCCGAGTCCGTACCGGTCGCGCGGGGTCAACTGCACGTCGCGAAGCTCGTCGTCCGCGAGCGCCAGGAACTTCCGCTCGACCACTCGGTAAAGCGCCAGGGACGAGAAGATCTTGTCGCGTCCCTCTTCGACCTGCTGTTGCGATTGGAGCCGGCCCTCTTTGCCGTGCCAAATCACCAGGGTCGGGAGGTCGTCCTCGGTGCCGCCGGCGCCGGCCGGCGTCTGCATCATGCCCGGTGTGCCGGCCACCGGCTTCACATCGGGCCGGCCGGTCTTGGATTCGGGGCCGTTCCGGCGGGCCGTGGTCCCAAAGGCCAGCGCCGCAAAATCGGCGGTCCACCGAGGAGTGCGGTCCGGACTGACCCGGCGGTCGGCGGGCAGGCCGGTGGCCGGACTCGGCTCATAGACGACCTTGGTGTTGCCGCCGCCGACGCTGGTGATTCCCACCACGGCGTACACCGTGTCGCCCCGGGCACTGTCGGGCCGGCCACGGAGTACCGCCAGAGCCAGCCCGCTATCCGCCCACGCCAGACGCCGGTACACGGCTTTGTCGCTCTCGATGGTTTTGACTTGGTCGGTGGCCAGGTTCCGGATCTGCACCCCGTTGCCCACGAGATCTTTGGCCTCGGTGGTCCAGGCCAACCACCCGCCGGTTTCATCCAACGCGTAGTCGGCCACCGAACCGATCGTGCTCATCGTGCCGGTCCGGAGGTCGAGCAGCAGGAGATCTGAGGCCGTGGCCCCTTCGGCCGGATAACGCTTCATCGCGACCCAGGCCGGGTTCTCCCCGGCAAAGCTGAATCGTTGGATCTTCTCGAAATCCCGCTTCTCGCCGGTGGCCAGATTGACCACCACGAGGCCGGTTTGAATCGGCTTCTTGTCTTTCTTGAGCTTCTTGGTTTCCTCGGCGGTCGGGTAAGTCGAGAACGCGGTCCATTTGGCGTCGCCGGAGATCACCAGGGGCGAGTTCCTGGGCGTCTGGTCAAACGGGTTGAACGGCTGGACCACCGCCTCGCCGATCGGAAACCGCCACTCCCGGGCCTCCGCGCTCGTCGGGCGCACCACGACTTCGCCGTCGCCTTCGTTCGGCGCCAGCACGTAGGCAAACCAGCGGCCGTCGGGGGAGGTGGCGGCATTCCGGATCGATTTCCAGAAGCTCAGATCAGTGGCGTCGAGCGTCTTTTGCCCGCCGGACTGCTGGGCTGGGGCCCTGGTGGCGGTCAAGGCCGCCAACCCGAGAACCGGGAGGAATCGGAGTACGCGCATGAGAGCCCTAAAATCGGAAGTGGTGCGGACAGGTAACCCCCCAATAATCGCCGCAAAGCACTCTAACGGCTAGGTGGCGAAACCGCGGGCCGGATGCTAGTATCACGAATGGACTCCAATTTTACGATCCGCGAACGCGACCGGATGCTCAAGGAACTGGTTGAATTCCTCTCGATTCCGAGCATCAGCGCCCTGCCGAACCATGCCCAAGATTGCCGCCGAGCCGCCGGCTGGCTGATCGACCAATTCAAGCGCCTCGGCTTTCCCGTCGTCCAACTGCTCGAGGGCAACGGCCATCCGGTGGTCTGGGCCGAAAGCCCGCCAGTGCCCGGGGCACCGACCTTGTTGGTGTACGGGCACTACGACGTCCAGCCGGTCGATCCGATCCATGAATGGAACACACCGCCCTTTGAGCCGACCGTGCGGGATGGCCGGATCTATGCCCGGGGTGCCGCCGACGACAAAGGCCAAGTCTACTGTCTCATGAAGGCCTACGAAGCCGTATTGCAGAGCGGCAAGCCACCCATCAACATCCGGTTTCTGATTGAGGGCGAAGAAGAGAGCGGCGGAACCGTAATCGGTGATTTGCTTACCGCCGAGCCGGACCGCGCCAGGGCCGATGCGATTTTGATTTGCGACATGTCCTACTTCGATATCGGGTGGCCGGCCGTCTACACGGCGCTCCGGGGCCTCTGCTACGCGGAAATCCATGTTCGCACTGCCGAGCGAGATCTCCACTCGGGGAGTTACGGCGGCGCCGCCCCCAACGCCATGGAGACGTTGGCCCGGCTGTTGTCGGACCTCAAGGGACGGTCCGGCAAGATCAACATCCCGAAGCTCTACAAGTCGGTGAAGCCGCCAACCAAGCACGAGCTCAAAGTCTGGAAACAACTGCCGTTCGATGAAGCCCGGTTCCTCAAAGAGGAAGTGACCGGCAAGGCACTCACCGGGATCCAAAAAGCGTCGGTGCTCGAGCGGGTCTGGGCCCTGCCCACGTTCGAAATCCACGGCATCCGGGGCGGCTTCACCGGCGAGGGCGCGAAGACGGTGATTCCCGCGACGGCGATGGCCAAGGTGAGCCTCCGGCTCGTACCCGGTCTCCCGTTCGAGAAGGTGGCCAAGTGGCTGAAGAAGGCGGTCGCGAAAATGGCCCCTGAGTGGGCCGAGGTCGAGGTCCGGATCCTCCATGGCGGCGATCCGGTCGAGGTCGATGTCGGGCATCCGGCCTTCAAGACCCTTGACGCGGCCTTTGCCGAGGTGGTGGGCCGTGGCACGGTGCCCGTGCGCGCCGGCGGATCGATCCCGGTGGTCACTCAATTCGCGAAAGCCGGCGCCCCGGTCATTCTGACCGGAATCGGCCTGCCGGACGACGGCCTCCACTCACCGAACGAGAAGCTCGACCTCCAGCAACTCTGGGAAGGGATCGCGGTGTTCGGACGATTTTACGAGAAGCTCGGGGAAAAGGCGGTGTAGGTCAGGCCGGCGGTTCGTCGGGGGCAATCCGTTTGTGGCTCCCGGAGTATCGGGCTTCCGTGCGAGCGTGGAGTTCGTCGACGCCGATCAGCGCCCGGACCGACACCACGATGCCGGCCACGACATCGTCGGCCCAATAGGAATCCGGGCGCTCTCCTGCCGGAAGAGCGGCCGCTTGCTTGTCGAGAAACTGGGTGGCGGTCGCGATCCAGTCACTTTGGGCCCCGGCCACCAACGACCACGACGCCGTGGCCCGAAGTTCGAGTTCCGAGAGCTCCGTCAACAGGCTGTCGATTCCGGTCGTCACCGGTTCGCGCCGCAGCCGCTCGGCCACCGCCGCGAGCACCGCGCCGCGGGTCGCTTCCTCGGCCTCCGAGAGGGGGGCGAGGTAGTGGCGCTGATCGGCCACCATCTCGGCCAGCCGGACGCACACCGCCCGAATGGCTGGGGTCAGCGTTACCGGCGCCTCCTTGGCCCAGCTCGAGGCGGCCTTGAGAATGTCCCGGACCCGGTCGTCCGCGACCGCGTTCAGCTTGGTGACGTCAAGAGGCTCCGCCATGATGGCGGAAGATAATACCTGGGCTCGGTCGGTGGTCCCGTTCGGTTCAGGGCGCCGGTGGCCCTACCGGTTGAAGTTCGTGCTCCGAACCCATCACGATCGCCCGATCGAAGACGGAACCAAATCCTGCCATCACCGCACTCCGCACCTCGGCCATCAGTCCGTCGCGCGGCCCGATCCGATCCGCCACGCTGGTCATTCGAACACCCGGAATGCCACATGGCACGATCAGGTCGAATAGGTCGAGTGCGGTGGTTACGTTCAACGCGAAGCCGTGGAAGGTGACCCACTGCTTCACATGAATCCCGATACTCGCGACTTTCCGGCCGCCGGTCCACACGCCGGTTAAACCGGGGTTCCGTTCGGCGCTGATGCCGAGCGTCGCCAAGGCCACGATCAGGGTCTCTTCGATTTGTCGGAGGTACCAGTGGAGGTCGGGCCGATAATTCTGGAGCTGGAAGATCGGGTAGCCGACCAACTGTCCCGGCGCGTGGAGCGTCACGTCCCCGCCGCGCTCCACCTCAAAGACCTCGAGTCCTCGGCGGGTGAGCTCGTCGGCTCCGATCGGGAGGCTCGACGCCTTGGTGCTCCGCCCGAGCGTGATGACCGGGTCATGCTCGACGAGCAGCACGAGATCCTCGTGGCGCATCCCTTCGACTCGTTCGCGGCACAGCCGCCGCTGCAGAGTGAGAACTTCGTCGTAGCCCCGGCGCCCGAGATCGATGACCCGAATCGCGGCCGGCGCGGTCACAGCGCCGGGAAGGCCCGGGCGATCCGGCGGTTGAGGAGCAGGGCCAGCGCCAGCGCCCCAAGGGAGAGTACCACCAGCCCGAGCCGCCCGAAGGCCCGGTCCACCGGCATCGTCACGACCGACAGGACGAAGCTCGCGAAGAAGCTGACCATCGCGAGCATCCCTTGGCGAAACGTATTGTGGACCGGGGCCATGACTCGCCAGGTGGCGATCGCCGCCGCGAAGCAGGCCAGAAACGTCCCGGCAAACAGCACGACGGCGGTCGGCGCTCCGATTTCGAGGCGCTGGGCCGCTTGCTCCGCCGTTTGCAGGGTTCGAACGACGAAACCGACCGCTGCGTTCAGGGCCAGGCCCAGTGCCGCCGACAACGCCAGGGCTCCGAACGCGAGCCCGACGAAGTCCTGGTCGGCGTCAGGTGTGGATGACACGGCCCATCGAGTCGAGGGCCGCTTCGGCAATGGCCTCGGACAGGGTGGGGTGGGCGTGGATCGCGAGATCCACCTCCTCCACCGTGTATTCGTTTTCCCGGGCCACGGCCAGTTC includes:
- a CDS encoding S9 family peptidase, whose product is MRVLRFLPVLGLAALTATRAPAQQSGGQKTLDATDLSFWKSIRNAATSPDGRWFAYVLAPNEGDGEVVVRPTSAEAREWRFPIGEAVVQPFNPFDQTPRNSPLVISGDAKWTAFSTYPTAEETKKLKKDKKPIQTGLVVVNLATGEKRDFEKIQRFSFAGENPAWVAMKRYPAEGATASDLLLLDLRTGTMSTIGSVADYALDETGGWLAWTTEAKDLVGNGVQIRNLATDQVKTIESDKAVYRRLAWADSGLALAVLRGRPDSARGDTVYAVVGITSVGGGNTKVVYEPSPATGLPADRRVSPDRTPRWTADFAALAFGTTARRNGPESKTGRPDVKPVAGTPGMMQTPAGAGGTEDDLPTLVIWHGKEGRLQSQQQVEEGRDKIFSSLALYRVVERKFLALADDELRDVQLTPRDRYGLGTDRRVYERRDNIDGGQRRDYYAIDLKTGARTPIKKTASYPIRPSPDGTKALFYDNGEYHVYDFLTGQTKAITPGAPTTFIDTEDDHNVDRPPVEPLGWSADSRFVLLFDNWDVWRVAATGGSFVNLTGTGKRDKIRFTRRLVIDPKEKGIDLTKPMYLQTYGEWTKKEGLARVIPAKPGAEMLLADDAKFLVNRARDAETWVYTRQTVRDFPDYWVADAKLANPVRLTDANPQQKDYAWSSGAQLVNYVSEKGDSLQGALYLPANYEPGKKYPTVVYIYEKLSQGLHSYAVPNETRAFNPSIYTSRGYAVFQPDIVYRINDPGMSSVWCVVPAVKAAIATGIVDPAKVGLHGHSWGGYQSSFLATQTGKLFSGIVTGAPLTDMISMYNSVYWNTGTADMAIFETSQGRFKGSYLDNHEAYIRNSPAFFVKQIETPVMILHNEKDGAVDFNQGITFFNSLREQDKDVIMLQYVGENHGLQLPKNQKDYTVRMQEYFDHYLKGLPAPDWMKEGVPRLKMEEHLKSRQKKPKAIS
- the lipB gene encoding lipoyl(octanoyl) transferase LipB, with protein sequence MTAPAAIRVIDLGRRGYDEVLTLQRRLCRERVEGMRHEDLVLLVEHDPVITLGRSTKASSLPIGADELTRRGLEVFEVERGGDVTLHAPGQLVGYPIFQLQNYRPDLHWYLRQIEETLIVALATLGISAERNPGLTGVWTGGRKVASIGIHVKQWVTFHGFALNVTTALDLFDLIVPCGIPGVRMTSVADRIGPRDGLMAEVRSAVMAGFGSVFDRAIVMGSEHELQPVGPPAP
- a CDS encoding dipeptidase; its protein translation is MDSNFTIRERDRMLKELVEFLSIPSISALPNHAQDCRRAAGWLIDQFKRLGFPVVQLLEGNGHPVVWAESPPVPGAPTLLVYGHYDVQPVDPIHEWNTPPFEPTVRDGRIYARGAADDKGQVYCLMKAYEAVLQSGKPPINIRFLIEGEEESGGTVIGDLLTAEPDRARADAILICDMSYFDIGWPAVYTALRGLCYAEIHVRTAERDLHSGSYGGAAPNAMETLARLLSDLKGRSGKINIPKLYKSVKPPTKHELKVWKQLPFDEARFLKEEVTGKALTGIQKASVLERVWALPTFEIHGIRGGFTGEGAKTVIPATAMAKVSLRLVPGLPFEKVAKWLKKAVAKMAPEWAEVEVRILHGGDPVEVDVGHPAFKTLDAAFAEVVGRGTVPVRAGGSIPVVTQFAKAGAPVILTGIGLPDDGLHSPNEKLDLQQLWEGIAVFGRFYEKLGEKAV
- a CDS encoding sarcosine oxidase subunit beta family protein → MHPNEHAAHNPDFLWRNPDPKPSYDVVIVGGGLHGLSTAYYLAKNHGITNVAVVERAWLGNGNAVRNTTVVRSNYLRDESAALYEHGLKIWETWGQELDYDLLFDQRGVLNLIHSQSNLHTGRRNTFANLLNGIDSEVLDAQSVKEFCPIVNISPDVRYPVIGGTLQRRGGIARHDAVVFALARAANRLGVDLIQNCEVTGFEKDGDRVTGVVTTRGRIGANRIGLVGAGRSPLLAAMAGFDLPIQSSPLQALVSDIVEQVLPCVVMSGAVHVYVSQAHKGELVMGAGRDPYTSYAQRGSFHIIEDQMAAALELFPIFSRIHMLRTWAGIVDVAPDASPIVGLTPIRDLFLNCGWGTGGFKATPGSGWVFADTIANGAPHPLVVPFSLARFETGDLIDEHGAAAVAH
- a CDS encoding damage-inducible protein DinB, which gives rise to MTHPFSLFAESYETERLKTLSVWAEFRDDELAFRPAPLARTPHEHMVHQCVSEQGWMIRMLGIDIGRPELPPVEDRLSFLRHYDEVSRLRREVLDAKEPEWFGEPTTFFDVPRTRAWVLTRRLVHSAHHRAQLTVYLRLLDRPLYSTYGPTADTGGLFQHQAPVIYRYPSAEALLEAEAAGGGAWPDLPGPGPRAPTERP